One Bos indicus isolate NIAB-ARS_2022 breed Sahiwal x Tharparkar chromosome 22, NIAB-ARS_B.indTharparkar_mat_pri_1.0, whole genome shotgun sequence DNA window includes the following coding sequences:
- the TMIE gene encoding transmembrane inner ear expressed protein, with translation MAGPRRGAGLLWGLGGAALGVCLAGVAGQLVEPSTAPPKPKPPPLTKETVVFWDMRLWHVVGIFSLFVLSIIITLCCVFNCRVPRTRKEIEARYLQRKAAKMYTDKLETVPPLNELTEIPGEEKKKKKKDSVDTVAIKVEEDEKNEAKKKKGEK, from the exons ATGGCGGGGCCGCGGCGAGGCGCGGGGCTCCTCTGGGGGCTGGGCGGCGCCGCCCTGGGGGTTTGCCTCGCAGGGGTCGCTGGGCAGCTGGTGGAG CCCAGCACAGCCCCGCCCAAGCCCAAGCCGCCCCCGCTGACCAAGGAGACAGTGGTGTTCTGGGACATGCGTCTGTGGCACGTGGTGGGCATCTTCTCGCTTTTCGTGCTGTCCATCA TTATCACTCTTTGCTGTGTCTTCAACTGTCGCGTGCCACGGACCCGGAAGGAGATTGAAGCCCGGTATCTGCAGCGAAAGGCAGCCAAGATGTACACAGATAAACTGGAGACTGTGCCGCCCCTCAACGAGCTCACAGAAATCCCTGGAG aggagaagaagaagaagaagaaggacagTGTGGATACAGTGGCCATCAAGGTAGAGGAGGATGAGAAGAATGAGgccaagaagaagaaaggagagaaatga